In Humulus lupulus chromosome 7, drHumLupu1.1, whole genome shotgun sequence, the following are encoded in one genomic region:
- the LOC133790293 gene encoding delta(12)-acyl-lipid-desaturase-like, producing the protein MGAGGRMPESNTKLLEGRKKSPIERVPHATPPFTLSQIKKAIPPHCFKRSLLRSFSYVLRDLFFATLFCYVATSYFHLLPHPLSYLAWPLYWIFQGCTVFAFGLIGHDCGHHAFSDRKWVDDTVGFVIHSTILLPYFSFKYSHRRHHSNTGSIEHDEAFVPKTKTQMPWFSKYLNNPLGRVLTIGFILTTGFPLYLACNILGRPYDRFACHYDPYSPIYSNSERLQIFISDVGVFITTFVLYKLVLAKGLSWVMCVYGVPLLVVSGLLVLTTYLQHTHPALPHYDSSEWDWLRGALSTVDRDYGVLNRVFHNLTNTHVVHHLFPTIPHYNAVEATKAVKSVLGEYYHFDETPIIRAVWREAKECIYVESDDESTKTGVFWYKNKL; encoded by the coding sequence ATGGGAGCTGGTGGCCGAATGCCCGAGTCGAACACCAAGTTATTAGAAGGTAGAAAAAAGAGCCCAATTGAGCGAGTGCCACACGCCACACCACCATTCACACTAAGCCAAATCAAGAAAGCCATTCCACCCCATTGCTTCAAGCGCTCTCTTCTCCGCTCCTTCTCTTATGTCCTTCGCGACCTCTTCTTCGCCACCTTGTTCTGCTACGTAGCCACCTCTTACTTCCACCTTCTCCCCCACCCACTCTCCTACTTGGCCTGGCCCCTTTACTGGATCTTCCAAGGCTGCACTGTGTTCGCTTTTGGGCTCATCGGCCACGATTGTGGTCACCACGCCTTTAGTGACCGCAAATGGGTGGATGACACGGTTGGTTTCGTCATCCACTCCACTATTCTTCTCCCATACTTCTCGTTTAAGTACAGTCACCGCCGCCACCACTCGAACACCGGCTCCATCGAGCACGACGAAGCGTTTGTTCCAAAGACGAAAACCCAAATGCCGTGGTTCTCAAAATACTTGAACAATCCACTTGGGAGAGTCCTGACCATTGGTTTTATACTGACCACTGGTTTTCCTCTGTACTTGGCTTGTAATATATTAGGCAGACCATATGACCGTTTCGCTTGTCATTATGATCCTTACTCTCCAATCTACTCCAACAGCGAAAGACTTCAGATATTCATCTCTGATGTAGGAGTTTTCATCACCACTTTCGTGTTGTACAAACTCGTTTTAGCCAAAGGGTTGAGTTGGGTTATGTGCGTGTATGGGGTGCCATTGCTGGTAGTGAGTGGGCTCCTTGTTTTGACCACTTACTTGCAGCACACTCACCCTGCGCTGCCGCACTATGACTCGTCCGAGTGGGACTGGTTGAGAGGAGCATTGTCTACGGTTGACCGAGACTATGGAGTTCTCAATAGGGTTTTTCATAACCTTACAAACACTCATGTGGTGCACCATTTATTCCCCACAATACCACATTACAATGCAGTGGAAGCAACCAAAGCTGTGAAGTCAGTATTGGGAGAGTACTACCATTTTGATGAGACCCCAATAATTAGGGCTGTGTGGAGAGAGGCCAAGGAGTGTATCTATGTTGAGTCAGATGATGAGTCTACTAAAACAGGTGTTTTTTGGTATAAGAACAAGCTTTGA